A stretch of Campylobacter showae DNA encodes these proteins:
- a CDS encoding molybdopterin molybdotransferase MoeA — protein MKEFMSYEASLEILRSTLAPWDRVEKVTLTQALDRRIAVDIAAQDNYPARPVSAMDGYAFAWQEGLSELELVTDLPAGSDKGLKVEGVKCVKTFTGSLMSEGTDTLIPVENVEVSGGKILIKKPVPKGFAVREVGESYKKGEILIKKGATIGYAETALLAELGIFNVSVFVRPRVAVLATGSEIKDLGEPLENAAQIHSSNHVGIAAMVRKMGGEPVLCEIVRDRAELVKDAIVRALKSADVLVTTGGISMGDYDFVKGALGENFDIIIDGAAIKPGRHIKVAKAGEKYIFALPGFPYSAMVMCVLYVRVLLNAWFGASEPKITAIMDEDYKKRSPFLEFTAVNLVNRDGKIYVNLDGKKLGSSAIVNNLTNDAALLIIPKETEFIAKGEIVEVLKMV, from the coding sequence ATGAAAGAATTTATGAGTTACGAGGCCTCTCTTGAAATTTTGCGCTCTACGCTGGCCCCCTGGGACCGCGTAGAAAAGGTCACTCTCACGCAAGCACTCGATCGCCGTATCGCCGTAGATATCGCGGCACAGGATAACTATCCCGCCCGGCCCGTCTCGGCGATGGATGGCTACGCTTTTGCGTGGCAAGAGGGCCTAAGCGAGCTTGAGCTCGTCACCGACCTACCAGCAGGCAGCGATAAGGGGCTAAAGGTAGAGGGCGTAAAATGCGTCAAAACCTTCACCGGTTCGCTGATGAGCGAAGGTACCGACACGCTAATCCCGGTCGAAAACGTCGAGGTGTCAGGCGGCAAGATCCTCATCAAAAAGCCTGTGCCAAAGGGCTTTGCCGTGCGCGAAGTCGGCGAAAGCTACAAAAAAGGCGAAATCCTAATCAAAAAAGGCGCGACGATAGGCTACGCCGAGACCGCGCTGCTAGCAGAGCTTGGGATCTTTAACGTAAGCGTATTCGTGCGGCCGCGAGTCGCGGTTCTAGCGACGGGAAGCGAGATAAAAGATCTCGGAGAGCCGCTAGAAAACGCTGCGCAGATCCACAGCTCAAATCACGTAGGCATCGCGGCCATGGTGCGCAAAATGGGCGGCGAACCCGTACTGTGCGAGATAGTGCGCGACCGCGCCGAGCTCGTAAAAGACGCTATCGTCCGCGCGCTAAAATCAGCCGACGTGCTCGTCACCACGGGCGGCATCAGCATGGGCGACTACGACTTCGTCAAGGGCGCGCTGGGCGAAAATTTCGACATCATAATAGACGGCGCCGCGATCAAACCGGGCCGCCACATCAAGGTCGCAAAAGCGGGCGAAAAATACATTTTTGCGCTGCCGGGCTTTCCGTACTCGGCGATGGTGATGTGCGTGCTCTACGTGCGCGTGCTGCTAAACGCGTGGTTTGGCGCTAGCGAGCCTAAAATCACGGCGATCATGGACGAGGACTACAAAAAGCGCTCACCGTTTTTGGAGTTTACGGCGGTAAATTTGGTCAATCGAGACGGCAAAATTTACGTAAATTTAGACGGCAAGAAGCTGGGCAGCTCGGCGATCGTAAACAATCTCACAAATGACGCCGCGCTTTTAATCATTCCAAAAGAAACCGAATTTATCGCAAAGGGCGAGATAGTCGAAGTGCTGAAAATGGTTTAA
- a CDS encoding HAD-IB family hydrolase: MNLVLFDFDGTITRDDSLLEFIAYVVGFKKFFRGIFWLSPVLIGYKLKICSNNYARRRLMTYFFAGMSADKFAQICKKYSNTHIEDIVKFSAMAKIAEYKANGDKVVIVTASLEDWLAPWCQAQGIELLGTRIKKKGGVITGEIDGANCYGAEKVRRVREAYDTDAFERVIAYGDSRGDKEMLEFADEAHYRVFE, encoded by the coding sequence ATGAATCTGGTTTTATTCGACTTTGACGGGACGATCACGCGCGACGACTCGCTGCTGGAGTTTATCGCCTACGTTGTGGGATTTAAGAAATTTTTTAGAGGGATTTTTTGGCTTTCGCCGGTTTTGATCGGCTATAAGCTAAAAATTTGCAGCAACAACTACGCTCGTAGGCGGTTGATGACGTACTTTTTTGCGGGTATGAGCGCGGATAAATTTGCTCAAATTTGCAAAAAATACTCAAATACGCACATCGAAGATATCGTGAAATTTTCTGCGATGGCAAAGATCGCCGAGTATAAGGCAAACGGCGACAAGGTCGTGATCGTGACGGCGTCGCTCGAGGACTGGCTAGCTCCGTGGTGCCAGGCGCAGGGCATTGAACTACTAGGCACTCGTATCAAGAAAAAAGGCGGCGTGATAACGGGCGAGATAGACGGCGCCAACTGCTACGGCGCGGAGAAGGTACGCCGCGTGCGCGAGGCGTATGACACGGACGCCTTTGAGCGTGTGATCGCATACGGCGACAGCAGGGGCGACAAGGAGATGCTGGAGTTTGCCGACGAGGCGCATTATAGGGTGTTTGAGTGA
- a CDS encoding non-canonical purine NTP pyrophosphatase, with translation MKIVLATSNSDKVREIKDFLKDYEIYALREICEPFEIVEDGATFATNALIKARAVHAKLRELNLADEFIALSDDSGISVEALGGRPGIYSARFSDMNERGQITGKSATDASNRAKLIAELNALNLTSSPAFYTACIAVGSNLGDFTAHGFMHGTAISKERGSNGFGYDSLFIPKGFTRTLGELDDATKLKISHRSKGLELIKYVLKSLERKFER, from the coding sequence TTGAAAATAGTTTTAGCAACATCCAACTCCGACAAAGTACGCGAAATAAAAGATTTTTTAAAAGATTACGAAATTTACGCATTGCGCGAAATTTGCGAGCCCTTTGAGATCGTCGAGGACGGCGCGACATTTGCCACAAACGCGCTAATCAAAGCTCGCGCGGTGCATGCTAAACTGCGTGAGCTAAATTTGGCGGACGAGTTTATCGCGCTAAGCGACGATAGCGGCATCAGCGTGGAGGCTCTTGGCGGCAGGCCCGGGATTTACTCTGCGAGATTTAGCGATATGAACGAGCGCGGGCAGATAACGGGCAAAAGCGCGACCGATGCTAGCAACCGCGCAAAGCTGATAGCCGAGCTAAATGCGCTAAATTTAACCAGCTCGCCCGCGTTTTATACTGCCTGTATCGCGGTTGGCTCAAATTTGGGCGACTTTACGGCGCACGGCTTTATGCACGGCACTGCGATTTCCAAGGAACGCGGCAGCAACGGCTTTGGCTACGATAGCCTCTTTATCCCCAAAGGCTTTACGCGCACGCTTGGCGAGCTAGACGACGCCACAAAGCTAAAAATCTCGCACCGCTCAAAGGGGCTAGAGCTCATAAAGTACGTGTTAAAAAGCCTTGAGAGGAAATTTGAGCGGTAA
- a CDS encoding MFS transporter: protein MVKSALPLSFIIGSRFFGLFIILPVISVYALELEGATEFLVGVLIGVYAMSQITFQVVFGYVSDRFGRKNSMLIGLLVFIAGAAICAVATDIYTMIFGRFIQGAGAIGAVAIALMSDMTKEEVRGHAMAMMGAFIGISFTLSMILSPILSAKYGLSSLFYLSIAVTVVCIVLLYTAVGEEPKFTHSQAKTPAVKLLSNRNLLLMNISNFMQKMLMSAAFIVIPIAIVKYFGMDKKDLSGIYSVATVFGFIAMGIGGAIGETKRITKQILVIGVSLFVVCYGLFALSLGHKPLFYAGVIIFFIGFNLHEPILQSMASKFSKVSQKGAVLGIFNAFGYMGSFIGGIGGGTLLKFYGLSALSAVVTVLCVVWLIALKWLDNPNIFKNIYLPSDTDADLAEIEKQKGVVECYKNAQNLVVKYNSKLTNEAEIKQILGV, encoded by the coding sequence ATAGTAAAAAGCGCATTACCTTTATCTTTTATCATCGGCAGCAGGTTTTTTGGACTCTTTATCATTTTGCCAGTTATCAGCGTCTACGCACTCGAGCTTGAGGGGGCGACCGAGTTTTTAGTCGGCGTTCTTATCGGCGTTTATGCGATGTCACAGATCACGTTTCAGGTGGTTTTTGGCTACGTCTCGGATCGCTTCGGGCGCAAAAACTCGATGCTAATAGGCCTGCTAGTTTTCATCGCGGGAGCTGCGATCTGCGCCGTGGCGACTGATATCTACACGATGATTTTTGGTAGATTTATCCAGGGAGCGGGCGCGATAGGAGCCGTGGCGATCGCGCTGATGAGCGATATGACTAAAGAGGAAGTGCGCGGGCACGCGATGGCGATGATGGGCGCGTTTATCGGCATTAGCTTTACGCTTTCTATGATACTTTCGCCGATACTTAGCGCCAAATACGGCCTTTCAAGCCTCTTTTACCTCTCGATCGCGGTTACGGTCGTTTGTATCGTGCTTTTATACACAGCCGTGGGCGAGGAGCCTAAATTTACGCATTCGCAGGCCAAAACGCCAGCCGTAAAGCTACTCTCAAACAGAAATTTACTACTCATGAACATAAGCAACTTCATGCAAAAAATGCTGATGTCGGCGGCCTTTATCGTGATCCCGATCGCTATCGTGAAGTATTTTGGCATGGACAAAAAAGACCTCAGCGGCATCTACTCGGTCGCGACGGTGTTTGGCTTTATCGCGATGGGTATCGGCGGCGCGATCGGCGAAACAAAGCGCATAACAAAGCAAATTTTAGTCATCGGGGTCTCGCTTTTCGTCGTTTGCTACGGACTTTTCGCGCTCTCGCTCGGACACAAGCCGCTGTTTTACGCCGGCGTGATTATATTTTTTATAGGCTTTAACCTGCACGAACCGATCTTGCAATCAATGGCGTCCAAATTTAGTAAAGTAAGCCAAAAGGGCGCGGTTTTAGGCATCTTTAACGCCTTTGGCTACATGGGAAGCTTTATCGGCGGTATCGGCGGCGGTACTTTGCTTAAATTTTACGGTCTTAGCGCGCTTTCCGCCGTCGTGACGGTGCTTTGCGTCGTGTGGCTGATCGCGCTAAAATGGCTAGATAACCCAAATATCTTTAAAAATATCTATCTGCCGTCAGATACAGATGCCGATCTAGCCGAGATCGAAAAGCAAAAAGGCGTCGTGGAGTGCTACAAAAACGCTCAAAATCTCGTTGTGAAATACAACTCCAAGCTCACTAACGAGGCGGAGATAAAGCAAATTTTAGGCGTTTAG
- the hutX gene encoding heme utilization cystosolic carrier protein HutX, whose protein sequence is MSDLKKQIDELFEDKKMSVYDAAKQLNVREYDILQYRGDDEFKEVSAENLMKIFEEVSTWGEMLFIKNTPEFIIEIKVSVPMPKKAKGFLNFTDKSGFLGGHLKEESIASIGFVSTKFMGFLGHSLHFYDADHNVIFKLFVNRNEKMKLDEAQEQKFLALKNSF, encoded by the coding sequence ATGAGCGATCTAAAAAAACAAATCGACGAGCTTTTCGAGGACAAAAAGATGTCCGTTTACGATGCGGCCAAACAGCTAAACGTACGCGAATACGATATCTTGCAATACCGCGGCGATGACGAATTTAAGGAAGTCAGCGCAGAAAATTTGATGAAAATTTTTGAAGAAGTCAGCACTTGGGGCGAGATGCTTTTCATCAAAAATACGCCTGAGTTTATCATCGAGATCAAGGTTAGCGTGCCTATGCCTAAAAAAGCGAAAGGGTTTTTAAATTTCACCGATAAAAGCGGCTTTTTGGGCGGCCACCTAAAAGAAGAATCAATCGCCAGCATCGGCTTTGTGAGCACTAAATTTATGGGATTTCTCGGGCACAGCCTGCACTTTTACGACGCGGATCACAACGTGATCTTTAAGCTTTTTGTAAATCGCAACGAAAAAATGAAACTAGACGAAGCGCAAGAGCAAAAATTCCTAGCGCTAAAAAATAGTTTTTGA
- a CDS encoding NAD(P)/FAD-dependent oxidoreductase, with the protein MAKISKIYDVLIIGAGAAGLFLAANLRGKSVAILEKNATPGKKILASGGGRCNVTNRRIDASNYLGDANFVKNILKNLDFKNVLKFFGELKFNEQKQNQFFCESGAKDVLGVLLKCARQSGAQIFCGVCVKSARKISTDENGGILDASLAEEAKFDSKNLQDFKSKQTEVFEVLAENGDKFYAKNLVVANGGLSYKSLGASGIGYEIAQSFGVKVVPPAPALVGFTVQKDEFWFKNLSGVCFPARIRVGCAGKDAANRESKMPREFAGDILFTHKGISGPAVLNASLFWQKGLMAINFCPNFSIETAQKSKKQLSTILPLPRRFTLEFLRAAGLNDKPYGEYKADEMAKILQLFDYKFAPAGTFGFERAEVTKGGIDTDELDANCGRGDTRGLYFIGEVLNVTGMLGGYNLHFAFACAANLAKRLNAE; encoded by the coding sequence ATGGCTAAAATTTCCAAAATTTACGACGTTTTGATAATCGGAGCGGGCGCGGCAGGGCTATTTTTGGCGGCGAATTTACGCGGTAAAAGCGTCGCCATACTCGAAAAAAACGCAACTCCAGGCAAGAAAATCCTAGCTAGCGGCGGAGGCAGGTGCAATGTCACAAACCGCCGTATCGACGCGTCAAACTACCTCGGCGACGCAAATTTCGTCAAAAATATCCTAAAAAATCTAGACTTCAAAAACGTTTTAAAATTTTTTGGCGAGCTGAAATTTAACGAGCAAAAGCAAAATCAATTTTTCTGCGAAAGCGGCGCAAAAGACGTTTTGGGCGTGCTTTTAAAGTGCGCTAGACAAAGCGGAGCGCAAATATTTTGCGGCGTTTGCGTAAAAAGCGCGAGGAAAATTTCGACCGATGAAAACGGCGGAATTTTGGACGCCTCTCTTGCTGAAGAGGCAAAATTTGATAGCAAAAATTTGCAAGATTTTAAATCCAAACAGACTGAAGTTTTTGAAGTGCTCGCCGAAAACGGCGATAAATTTTACGCTAAAAATCTCGTCGTAGCTAATGGCGGACTGAGCTACAAAAGCCTAGGCGCAAGCGGTATCGGCTACGAAATAGCGCAAAGCTTCGGTGTCAAAGTCGTCCCGCCCGCGCCCGCGCTCGTGGGATTTACCGTACAAAAAGACGAGTTTTGGTTTAAAAATCTAAGCGGAGTTTGCTTCCCAGCCCGCATCCGCGTAGGTTGCGCAGGCAAAGACGCCGCAAACCGCGAGTCAAAAATGCCGCGAGAATTCGCGGGCGACATACTTTTCACCCACAAAGGCATAAGCGGCCCGGCCGTGCTAAATGCTTCGCTTTTTTGGCAAAAGGGCTTGATGGCCATAAATTTTTGCCCGAATTTTAGCATCGAAACCGCGCAAAAAAGCAAAAAGCAGCTCAGCACTATCCTGCCGCTACCTAGGCGATTTACGCTCGAGTTTTTACGCGCAGCGGGGCTTAACGACAAACCTTACGGCGAGTACAAGGCGGATGAAATGGCGAAAATTTTGCAGCTATTTGATTATAAATTTGCGCCTGCGGGCACGTTTGGCTTCGAGCGAGCCGAAGTAACAAAAGGCGGCATAGACACGGACGAGCTAGACGCAAACTGCGGCCGTGGCGACACTCGCGGGCTTTACTTTATCGGCGAGGTTTTAAACGTGACGGGGATGCTCGGCGGGTACAACCTGCATTTTGCGTTTGCGTGCGCGGCAAATTTGGCAAAGCGGTTAAACGCCGAGTAG
- a CDS encoding tetratricopeptide repeat protein: MCLAEYGEEHESTIIALNNSGSFFMFAGEPQKALAAYERSLKILQKGLGKEHKALAKPYHDVAIAQSALGRYDEAIANFGAAIRCYELGGAKMQKDLMSCYAGLGDTLYKTGDFTRAYARHAAALKIYEEVFGADSVNLLRAKYCALMAGDLAGLGNKTEALQNYEKALKVANKILEKSNDKHAKSLKAEVEAKIKEL; encoded by the coding sequence ATTTGCCTGGCTGAATACGGCGAAGAGCATGAGAGCACGATCATAGCGTTAAACAACTCGGGCAGCTTTTTTATGTTTGCAGGCGAGCCGCAAAAGGCGCTCGCAGCCTACGAACGCTCGCTAAAAATTTTACAAAAAGGGCTCGGCAAAGAGCACAAGGCGCTTGCAAAGCCCTATCACGACGTAGCTATCGCACAGTCGGCATTAGGGAGATACGATGAAGCGATAGCGAATTTCGGCGCGGCGATTAGATGCTACGAGCTTGGCGGCGCGAAGATGCAAAAAGATCTGATGAGCTGCTACGCGGGGCTCGGCGATACGCTCTATAAAACGGGCGATTTTACCAGGGCATACGCAAGACACGCCGCCGCGCTTAAAATTTACGAAGAGGTTTTCGGCGCAGATAGCGTAAATTTGCTACGCGCGAAGTATTGTGCGCTGATGGCGGGCGATCTGGCGGGGCTTGGCAACAAGACTGAGGCGCTGCAAAACTACGAAAAAGCCCTTAAAGTCGCGAATAAAATTTTAGAAAAAAGCAACGATAAACACGCAAAAAGCCTAAAAGCAGAGGTGGAAGCAAAGATAAAAGAGTTGTAA
- a CDS encoding saccharopine dehydrogenase family protein: MSNILIIGAGGVSQVATVKCAMNADVFTKITLASRTKSKCDAIAKFIKDRLGVQIDTAQIDADDTDAVVALIKKTGADLLLNVALPYQDLTLMDACSRAGIPYIDTANYEHPDTAKFEYKLQWAKDGEFKAANTMALLGSGFDPGVTNVFCAYAQQNLFDEIHEIDILDCNAGDHGYPFATNFNPEINLREVSAKGRYWERGEWKETEPMEIMFKWDYPKVGVKDSYLLYHEELESLVKNIKGLKRIRFFMTFGQSYLTHMKCLENVGMLRIDEVEHNGVKIVPIQFLKTLLPDPASLGPRTKGKTNIGCVIRGLKDGKERQVYIYNVCDHEACYAETGAQAVSYTTGVPAMIGSMMVAKGIWSGKGVFNMENFDAKPFMDELNKQGLSWEMIEMKPGERYEV; encoded by the coding sequence ATGTCAAATATCTTAATCATAGGCGCGGGCGGCGTGAGCCAAGTCGCGACCGTAAAATGCGCGATGAACGCGGACGTTTTTACAAAAATCACCCTTGCTAGCCGCACCAAAAGCAAGTGCGACGCGATCGCTAAATTTATCAAAGACCGCCTAGGTGTGCAAATTGACACCGCCCAGATCGACGCGGACGATACCGATGCCGTAGTCGCTCTCATTAAAAAAACGGGTGCCGATTTGCTTTTAAATGTGGCGCTGCCTTATCAAGACCTAACCCTCATGGACGCGTGCTCTCGCGCCGGCATCCCATACATCGACACCGCAAACTACGAACACCCCGACACCGCGAAATTTGAGTATAAGCTACAGTGGGCGAAGGACGGCGAGTTTAAAGCCGCAAACACCATGGCACTGCTGGGAAGCGGCTTTGATCCGGGCGTGACAAACGTATTTTGCGCCTACGCGCAGCAAAATTTATTTGACGAGATCCACGAGATCGACATCCTAGACTGCAACGCGGGCGATCACGGATATCCGTTTGCGACGAATTTTAACCCGGAAATCAACCTGCGAGAAGTGAGCGCAAAAGGCCGCTACTGGGAGCGCGGCGAATGGAAAGAGACCGAGCCGATGGAAATAATGTTCAAATGGGACTACCCGAAAGTAGGCGTCAAAGATAGCTACCTGCTCTACCACGAGGAGCTAGAAAGCTTAGTAAAAAACATCAAAGGACTAAAGCGAATCCGCTTTTTTATGACATTCGGGCAGAGCTACCTCACGCATATGAAATGCCTAGAAAATGTCGGCATGCTACGCATCGACGAGGTCGAGCATAACGGCGTAAAGATCGTGCCGATCCAGTTTTTAAAGACGCTTTTGCCTGATCCTGCAAGCCTTGGTCCTCGTACGAAAGGTAAAACAAACATCGGCTGCGTAATCCGCGGTCTAAAAGACGGCAAAGAGCGCCAGGTCTATATCTACAACGTCTGCGACCACGAGGCTTGCTACGCCGAGACGGGCGCGCAGGCAGTGAGCTACACGACGGGCGTACCTGCGATGATCGGCTCGATGATGGTCGCAAAAGGTATCTGGAGCGGAAAAGGCGTCTTTAATATGGAAAATTTCGACGCTAAGCCTTTCATGGACGAGCTAAATAAGCAGGGCTTGTCGTGGGAGATGATCGAGATGAAACCGGGCGAGAGGTATGAAGTTTAG